The proteins below are encoded in one region of Amycolatopsis magusensis:
- the obgE gene encoding GTPase ObgE: MASRFVDRAVIHLAAGNGGNGCASVHREKFKPLGGPDGGNGGNGGDVLLIVDPNVHTLLDFHFRPHARAGNGKIGQGSNRSGAAGETLELRVPDGTVVMTERGEVLADLIGPGTTFVAAQGGRGGLGNASLASKARKAPGFALLGEPGEARDLVLELRSVADVGLLGFPSAGKSSLISVLSAAKPKIADYPFTTLVPNLGVITAGDTVFTMADVPGLIPGASQGKGLGLDFLRHIERCAVLVHVVDCATFEPGRDPVSDVDALEAELARYTPSLGGDLADRPRVVVLNKVDVPDAAELAEMVRPEFEKRGLEVFEVSTASRKGLRELTYALGAVVERYRAEQPPPEAEKVVLKPLAVDDSGFTVEPDPEEEGAFVVRGTRPERWIRQTDFGNDEAVGYLADRLNRLGVEDALARKGAVPGSQVTIGDISFEWQPSTPGAAVHLSGRGTDVRLEGTDRISASERKEARRIRRDGPDEESEGE, from the coding sequence ATGGCGTCCCGGTTCGTCGACCGTGCGGTGATCCATCTGGCCGCCGGCAACGGTGGGAACGGCTGCGCCTCGGTGCACCGTGAGAAGTTCAAGCCGCTCGGCGGTCCCGACGGCGGCAACGGCGGCAACGGCGGTGATGTGCTGCTGATCGTCGACCCCAACGTGCACACCCTGCTCGACTTCCACTTCCGCCCGCACGCGCGGGCGGGCAACGGCAAGATCGGCCAGGGCAGCAACCGGTCCGGGGCCGCGGGCGAGACACTGGAACTGCGCGTGCCGGACGGCACGGTGGTGATGACCGAACGCGGTGAGGTGCTCGCCGACCTGATCGGTCCCGGCACCACCTTCGTCGCGGCCCAGGGCGGCCGGGGCGGGCTCGGCAACGCCTCGCTGGCGTCCAAGGCCCGCAAGGCACCCGGTTTCGCGTTGCTCGGTGAGCCGGGCGAGGCCCGTGATCTGGTGCTGGAGCTGCGTTCGGTCGCCGACGTCGGCCTGCTCGGCTTCCCCTCGGCAGGCAAGTCCTCGCTGATCTCGGTGCTTTCGGCAGCCAAGCCGAAGATCGCCGACTACCCGTTCACCACGCTGGTGCCGAACCTCGGCGTGATCACCGCGGGCGACACCGTGTTCACCATGGCCGACGTGCCGGGGCTGATCCCCGGCGCCAGCCAGGGCAAGGGCCTCGGCCTGGACTTCCTGCGGCACATCGAGCGCTGCGCGGTGCTGGTGCACGTGGTCGACTGCGCCACCTTCGAGCCCGGCCGTGATCCGGTGTCCGATGTGGACGCGCTGGAGGCGGAGCTGGCCCGCTACACCCCGAGCCTGGGCGGCGACCTGGCCGACCGGCCGCGCGTGGTGGTGCTGAACAAGGTGGACGTGCCCGACGCGGCCGAGCTCGCCGAAATGGTGCGCCCGGAGTTCGAGAAGCGCGGCCTGGAGGTCTTCGAGGTCTCCACGGCGTCGCGCAAGGGCCTGCGCGAGCTGACCTACGCGCTCGGCGCGGTGGTCGAGCGCTACCGGGCCGAGCAGCCGCCGCCGGAGGCGGAGAAGGTCGTGCTCAAGCCGCTGGCGGTGGACGACAGCGGGTTCACCGTCGAGCCCGATCCCGAGGAAGAGGGCGCCTTCGTCGTGCGCGGCACCCGGCCGGAGCGCTGGATCCGGCAGACCGACTTCGGCAACGACGAAGCCGTCGGGTACCTCGCCGACCGGTTGAACCGGCTCGGCGTCGAGGACGCGCTGGCCCGCAAGGGCGCGGTGCCCGGCAGCCAGGTCACCATCGGCGACATCTCCTTCGAATGGCAGCCCTCCACCCCGGGCGCGGCGGTGCACCTTTCCGGCCGCGGTACCGACGTGCGGCTCGAAGGCACGGACCGGATCAGCGCGTCCGAGCGCAAGGAAGCCCGGCGCATCCGGCGTGACGGCCCGGACGAGGAGTCCGAAGGTGAGTGA
- the rplU gene encoding 50S ribosomal protein L21 — MSAYAIVKTGGKQYKVAVGDVVEVEKLEGEPGTELTFPAVLYVDGGDVTTDADALAKVSVTGKVVEQTKGPKIRIHKFKNKTGYHKRQGHRQKLTRLEVTGITK, encoded by the coding sequence GTGTCGGCGTACGCGATCGTCAAGACCGGCGGCAAGCAGTACAAGGTGGCCGTCGGCGACGTCGTCGAGGTCGAGAAGCTCGAGGGCGAGCCGGGCACCGAACTCACCTTCCCCGCCGTGCTGTACGTGGATGGCGGAGATGTCACCACGGACGCCGACGCGCTCGCGAAGGTCTCGGTCACCGGCAAGGTCGTCGAGCAGACCAAGGGTCCCAAGATCCGCATCCACAAGTTCAAGAACAAGACCGGCTACCACAAGCGGCAGGGTCACCGGCAGAAGCTGACCCGCCTCGAAGTCACCGGCATCACCAAGTAA
- the rpmA gene encoding 50S ribosomal protein L27: protein MAHKKGASSSRNGRDSNPQYLGVKRFGGQVVKAGEILIRQRGTKFHPGVNVGRGGDDTLFALEHGSVEFGSKRGRKTVNIVPVEA from the coding sequence ATGGCACACAAGAAGGGCGCGTCCAGCTCCCGCAACGGTCGTGACTCGAACCCGCAGTACCTCGGCGTCAAGCGGTTCGGTGGCCAGGTCGTCAAGGCGGGCGAGATCCTCATCCGCCAGCGCGGCACCAAGTTCCACCCGGGCGTGAACGTCGGTCGCGGCGGTGACGACACCCTGTTCGCGCTGGAGCACGGCTCGGTCGAGTTCGGTTCCAAGCGCGGCCGCAAGACGGTCAACATCGTGCCGGTCGAGGCCTGA
- a CDS encoding sensor histidine kinase, which produces MTTALDALGTRGFLLGRWPWRAAVYLLSSLATASAAAGALCLLCLPWLVLVAESFSDRTGPAAVLLALGALTFGLGGPLVALPLAGLERRRLRLVDPRPVTSGHRRPSAPGLDSWVRTRYTEAATWRELGYVVLLGTVVLAACGSVVVFAVLAGALLTSPLLIGGGAVSVGFLTVSTLGESVWGALAGLGMVAALAYLGTLVAGLHGMLARTLLQGDQLVEVARSRARLVDAFEAERRRIERDLHDGAQQRLVSLTLRLGLARLDLPPDSPAAQQLADAHDQAKLLMAELREFIHGIRPQVLTERGLPAALGELADRSAVPVTVHSALRGRLPGSVEGTAYFVASEALANAAKHSAATAVEIDVRLERGSLLLEVRDDGHGGADPLRGTGLTGLADRVAVLDGRMVLSSPAGGPTIVRVELPCPSE; this is translated from the coding sequence GTGACGACCGCGCTCGACGCACTGGGCACGCGGGGGTTCCTGCTCGGCCGCTGGCCGTGGCGCGCGGCGGTCTACCTGCTCAGCTCGCTGGCCACGGCCTCGGCCGCCGCGGGCGCGCTCTGCCTGCTCTGCCTGCCGTGGCTGGTGCTGGTCGCCGAGTCCTTTTCGGACCGCACGGGACCGGCCGCGGTGCTGCTCGCCCTCGGCGCGCTGACCTTCGGCCTGGGCGGGCCGCTGGTGGCGCTGCCGCTGGCCGGGCTGGAACGCCGGCGCCTGCGGCTGGTGGATCCGCGTCCGGTCACCTCGGGCCACCGGCGGCCGTCCGCGCCGGGCCTCGATTCCTGGGTGCGCACCCGGTACACCGAGGCCGCCACCTGGCGCGAACTGGGATACGTGGTGCTCCTGGGCACCGTGGTGCTCGCCGCCTGCGGGTCGGTGGTCGTGTTCGCCGTGCTGGCCGGGGCATTGCTGACGAGCCCGCTGCTGATCGGCGGTGGCGCGGTGTCGGTCGGCTTCCTGACCGTCAGCACGCTCGGCGAGTCCGTCTGGGGCGCGCTCGCCGGACTTGGGATGGTCGCCGCGCTCGCCTACCTCGGCACCCTGGTCGCCGGGTTGCACGGCATGCTGGCCAGGACCTTGCTGCAGGGCGACCAGCTGGTCGAAGTGGCGCGGTCGCGCGCCCGGCTGGTCGACGCCTTCGAAGCCGAACGGCGCCGCATCGAGCGCGACCTGCACGACGGCGCCCAGCAGCGGCTGGTCAGCCTGACCCTGCGGCTCGGCCTCGCCCGCCTCGACCTGCCGCCGGATTCGCCTGCCGCGCAGCAACTCGCCGACGCGCACGACCAAGCCAAGTTGCTGATGGCCGAGTTGCGCGAGTTCATCCACGGCATCCGCCCGCAGGTGCTCACCGAGCGCGGTCTTCCGGCCGCGCTGGGTGAGCTGGCCGACCGCTCGGCCGTGCCGGTGACCGTCCACAGTGCACTGCGAGGGCGGCTGCCCGGCTCGGTCGAGGGCACCGCCTACTTCGTCGCCTCGGAAGCGCTGGCCAACGCCGCCAAGCACAGCGCGGCCACGGCGGTCGAGATCGACGTGCGGCTTGAACGCGGTTCACTGCTGCTGGAGGTCCGGGACGACGGGCACGGCGGCGCCGATCCACTGCGTGGCACGGGTTTGACCGGCTTGGCCGACCGGGTCGCGGTGCTCGACGGCAGAATGGTCCTGTCCAGTCCGGCTGGTGGTCCGACCATCGTGCGTGTGGAGTTGCCTTGTCCGTCCGAGTAG
- the proB gene encoding glutamate 5-kinase: MSETRRAVSGARRLVVKVGSSALTTAGDGLDVRRLDALVDAIAARISAGSQIVLVSSGAIGAGLAPLSLAKRPRDLASQQAAASVGQLALAHAYGESFGRYSLTVGQVLLTSDDVVRRAHYRNAQRTFSRLLALGAVPVVNENDTVATEEIKFGDNDRLAALVAHLVAADALVLLSDVDGLYDGDPRSGATRRIDEVTGEADVDGITVGMSSSGLGTGGMVSKLAAARTAAAAGIPVLLAGATQAADALGEAEVGTAFAAADSRLSARRFWLGYATDARGRLHLDDGAVAAVVSRRRSLLAAGITGVDGDFDAGDVVDLVDPAQRVVARGVVAFDAVELPELIGRSSHDLPAEQRREVVHADDLVPFGR, encoded by the coding sequence GTGAGTGAGACGCGGCGGGCGGTTTCGGGCGCCCGGCGGCTGGTGGTCAAGGTCGGTTCCTCGGCGCTGACCACCGCGGGTGACGGCCTCGACGTGCGCAGGCTCGACGCGCTGGTGGACGCGATCGCCGCGCGCATCAGCGCGGGCAGTCAGATCGTGCTGGTCTCGTCCGGCGCGATCGGAGCGGGCCTGGCGCCGTTGTCGCTGGCCAAGCGCCCCCGTGACCTCGCTTCGCAGCAGGCCGCGGCGAGCGTGGGCCAGCTCGCGCTCGCGCACGCGTACGGCGAATCGTTCGGCCGGTACTCGCTGACCGTGGGCCAGGTGCTGCTCACCTCGGACGACGTGGTCCGCCGCGCGCACTACCGCAACGCGCAGCGCACCTTCTCGCGGTTGCTCGCGCTCGGCGCGGTCCCGGTGGTCAACGAGAACGACACGGTGGCCACCGAGGAGATCAAGTTCGGCGACAACGACCGGCTCGCCGCACTGGTGGCGCACCTGGTCGCCGCCGACGCCCTGGTCCTGCTGTCCGATGTGGACGGCCTGTACGACGGGGACCCGCGATCCGGGGCGACCCGCCGGATCGACGAGGTGACCGGCGAGGCCGACGTCGACGGCATCACCGTCGGCATGTCGAGTTCGGGGCTGGGCACCGGCGGCATGGTGTCCAAGCTGGCTGCCGCCCGGACCGCCGCCGCGGCGGGCATCCCGGTGCTGCTCGCCGGTGCGACGCAGGCGGCCGACGCGCTCGGTGAAGCCGAAGTGGGCACCGCGTTCGCGGCCGCGGACAGCCGCCTGTCGGCGCGGCGGTTCTGGCTCGGTTACGCGACGGACGCCCGTGGCCGCTTGCACCTCGACGACGGCGCGGTGGCCGCCGTGGTGAGCCGGCGCCGATCCCTGCTCGCCGCCGGGATCACCGGCGTCGACGGTGACTTCGACGCCGGTGACGTGGTGGACCTGGTCGACCCGGCGCAGCGCGTGGTCGCGCGCGGGGTGGTCGCCTTCGACGCGGTGGAACTGCCGGAGCTGATCGGCCGCTCGAGCCACGACCTGCCCGCCGAACAGCGGCGCGAGGTCGTGCACGCCGACGATCTGGTGCCGTTCGGCCGCTGA
- a CDS encoding response regulator transcription factor, producing MSVRVVLAEDGVLLREGLAGLLTRFGFEVVAAVGDADELARAVAEHRPDLVVTDIRMPPDFTDEGLRAAVELRRAYPGLAVLALSQYVERSGAAELLDSGDGRGVGYLLKDRVVDVEEFATALRQVVAGGTVVDPQVVRQLLSRHRDPLNRLSTRETEVLALVAEGHSNTEIARRLVVSEAAIAKHVGNILTKLDLPPAADTNRRVLAVLAYLRR from the coding sequence TTGTCCGTCCGAGTAGTGCTGGCCGAAGACGGCGTGCTCCTGCGCGAGGGCTTGGCCGGACTGCTCACCCGCTTCGGTTTCGAGGTGGTGGCGGCCGTCGGGGACGCCGATGAACTGGCTCGCGCGGTCGCCGAACACCGCCCCGACCTGGTGGTGACCGACATCCGGATGCCGCCGGACTTCACCGACGAAGGCCTGCGTGCCGCGGTGGAACTGCGCCGGGCGTACCCGGGGCTGGCGGTGCTCGCGTTGAGCCAGTACGTCGAGCGCAGCGGGGCCGCCGAACTGCTGGACTCCGGGGACGGGCGCGGCGTGGGCTACCTGCTCAAGGACCGCGTGGTCGACGTCGAGGAGTTCGCCACCGCGCTGCGGCAGGTGGTGGCCGGGGGCACGGTGGTGGACCCGCAGGTGGTGCGCCAGTTGCTCAGCCGCCACCGCGATCCGCTGAACCGCTTGTCCACCAGGGAGACCGAGGTGCTGGCGCTGGTCGCCGAGGGGCACTCCAACACCGAGATCGCGCGGCGGCTGGTCGTCTCCGAGGCGGCGATCGCCAAGCACGTGGGCAACATCCTGACCAAACTGGACCTGCCGCCCGCCGCGGACACCAACCGGCGGGTGCTCGCCGTGCTCGCCTATCTACGGAGATAA